cacacacacacacactcacatacacacacacataaacacacacacacatgcacacagacacagtgaaaTATGATTTGCTTTGAGCGTTTATGTACAAAGTCTTTGTGATGAAAGAGAACCTAACAGCATAAGAGTGTCTCAGACAGTGGgaacagagtgtgtgtgtgtgtgtgtgtgtgtgtgtgtgtgtgtgtgtgtgtgtgtgtgtgtgtgtgtgtgtgtgtgtgtgtgtgtgtgtgtgtgtgtgtgtgtgtgtgtgttgaagaggGAGCTCACTAGCCTTTCTCAGCGCCTTTAAACACCACAACCTGCTGCACAGACTTAAAAGAGCTCAAGAGAGCAGCGTGCGACCTGTTTAATCTTCCCCCTCTTGCAAGATACGGCGCACCCCGTTTCATCTCCCCCCCACTCAGTAAGGAAACAAGAGGGTTAGACCGGGGAACCAATTaatgcagattaattgatatGAAAGACTTTCTGTGACTACGGCCGGCTGCTGCTGTCTCTAAGACGTCTCAGTGCGTTTGACTGTTTTACAAATGTGACTCTTGTAGTGAATTAAGGATTTGCTGCTTTATGCCAACTACTTTTATCCATGCAGTTTAACCTTTATATGGAGGTAAGACTTAATACTGAAGCTGTGTCCCATTTCCATACTACATTGTATAGGGTGTTACCAAATTGCCAACATTACTTCTTTTAAGATGTTTATGAAGCTTTCTCACCATTGTCCATAATGAATTAAGTATATCTGCTTTGAGTGTGTTGAATGTTACTCTAGTTCTAATCTTAACACCTGGACTCAAATCCTGTCGTCTTGAAGAAGTCAGCTTGCAGGAAAAAAGATACACacttgttcacacacacacacacacacacacacacacacacacacacacacacacacacacacacacacactctcacacagtcTTAAGGATACAGTGCTGCCTGAGTAGGGCGATATGTCAGCCATGTCTTGCAGATCCCCGCACTCAGACTTGATGAGGGACAGCGACAGACCCTCGGGCCCGTGTTGGCTCGGGGAGCTCTgcctgtggtggtggtggtggtggtggtgatggtgaccGAGATGGCCCCCTCCTAGGCTGGCCATTTTGGTTCTGAGGCTGACAGTTTCCCGGGTCATGTCCATGGAATCGGGGGAGGACCGATGGTGGTCCTTTGGCCCTGGAGGGTAGCCGGCGCCACCCCCATGCGACCCCAATGGGCTGTGAAAGGGGTAACCCATGAGGGGAAGAGGGAATGGGTGGCGAAACGATGGGGGGCTGAACCCCAGTGTAGCAGTTAggggggagggatggagggaaggatggtgaggaggaggtggagggggcaGAGATGGGTTGGTGTTCTCTGCACCGCCTCCCCCGCCGCTCTTGCGCACCACCAGGGGCAATGCCTCCGTTTGGTCAATAGGTGTTGGCACACCGCTGAGCCTGCTGCTCAAACTACTGAATGAATCCAGCGGGCTCGGGACGATGACATCGCCAAAGCAGTGCAGCCTCTGGTTGGAGGAGTGGTAGTTTGGGGTCGGGCTGCCGTCGCCATTCAGGCTAAGGGCTAGGGCGCCACCGCCAAAGCGTGAGTCCGGggtgagggaggggagggggccAAAGGGcggaggacaggaagaggacgagttggaagaagaggaaggggcGGCTGGTGTGCTGCTGTGACAGCCATGATGGTGACTGGCGGCCTGCTTGGGCGAAGAGAAGCCCTTGACGACGGTGTCGACAACCTGTGACACGGCACAGTTCAGCTCCTGCTTCAGTGTCTCTGCTAACtgccgtcctcctcctccccctcctcctgctgctcctcctctcctcttcatcacccTTTCtccgctcctctcctcctcctctctgccctcgacatcctcctccatctctccatccatcaAGGCCTGCTCTCGGAGGAGGGCCCGTGCCCGGTCCAGGAACAGGCCTGGATCCAGCTCTGATAGGTCATTGTGGCTGTGCCGCCCTCTGTCCCGGTGCCTCTCCTCCAGGCCGTCAGAGCGGATACTGTCCTCTGACAGGTTTCcgtcctcttctctttctcctcctcggTCGGCCTCTCCGCTCTCACcgttctcctcctcttcttctgtctctgagTCGTAGATCTGGTAGAATTTCTCCTGGAGTTGGCGAAGCTGTTTCTGAAAACAGAGGGTAGAGAATTTAAAGTCTTGTTACCTTGAAGATCACCTGTTACCTTAAATACTTCATACTCTTTTAAATATCATGGGAAAATATAAAGGAGAAATGGAAATAGTACAGTACACCTTATATTATATGTCTCCTTCTTAGTGGAAGAAGGCTTGTTGTTCTGTACATGTGGTTTTGCATGTATATCTACACCAGCAAACAACCAGGCTAAATTATTTGCTCCTCATGTGTActtcttccttcaatctgtgCCCTTTTTTGGAACCCTGATATCCAGAGatcttcatgtttttctcatgCATTTTCATCAATAAAAGAGAAGGGTTTGAGATGCATTTCAACTACAGATGTCTGCACTTACGGGCAGTTTATTccacttttttaatgttttctactACCAACCTGCATGTCTTCCAGTTGCAGTTTCAGCTGCcgtctctcctcctgtctctgctCCTGCCTGGAACACACCAGCTGGGTGAaactgtgttgctgctgtggcAGGCGCTGCTTTCTCTTATTCTCACGGTAAACCTCACCAACACTGACCACGCCGCCCCGCGAACCCGGGGAGCTCAGGAGGGAGGATGGGCAGTCACTCCGGCTGTGGTTGtggttgctgctgttgtggCTGTTGCCATCCCCTCGGTGGTCGCTGCCGCTGCTCTCGTTCTCACGGCTGCTTTCTTGGTTGTGGTCGCCGGTGTTGGGTCGGACCAGCGGCGAGTGGCTCATGCCACGGATGATGTTTTCCACACGGGCTCGCTTTGCACGGAGGTGCTCATCTGACAGCCTGTCCAAGTCGAaggtggagagggagaggggctGAGTGGCAGCGTGGGAGTTGAGATTCGAAGGGGGTGGTGGCCGCccaaaggaggaggatgatgatgcaGGGGGAAGAGGAGGCCCAGGGGAGAGGCAGTCAGACGGGCTGTCCCGGTCACGGGAGGAGCTGCTGCAGGCGTCCTCAGCCTGGATCTCTGAGCCTCCACTAGATAGAGCACCGCTGCCCTGtaacagaagaaaggaaaactaAATTAACATACAACTTTAAATGAATGGTGACTGATGACTAAGTAGAGgtatgattagttgattgaatGGGTGAAATGTGGATGCAGGTTGATACAGTAATGCATAAAAAGATTTCAAATGGGCATAAATGGTGACTAAAGTCATTCTTTCATCATCAAAACTGGAATTTGTTGATTGATCAGTCTACTTAATATTTCAACACCACtggatgtgtgtatttatatgaatACCTGGAAGCCTGAGTCACTCCCTCCATTCTTTCCCATGTTATTCTTCAGTAGCTGAGAGATAATGGTTGCGCCAGGAAAAGGCATTATGGCGTCTTCATACGAGTTGGCTCTCTTCAGCAACTTCCTCAGAACGTTGGACTTCTCTCCGTCTCCATTGGAACCCCCGTGGCCGTGACTGACCAACGAGCAGTCTCCATCCTGATCGGGGCCGTGCGATTGGTTCATGCTGTTGAAAAGTGTCTCCCTGGCACGGGTGAATAGCGCGCTACCCACAGTCCTTTTCACTCCGATGTCGACACGTCGGCGCTTTGTCTGTCTTGTTAGGAGGGCGGTGCTGTCATGATCAGGCATCACGCAGGGCAAGCTAAACGGACATGACCAGGGGTCCTCACAGACACACGCAGGAGAGAGGAGCACTGGAGGGACCtggtcaacaaaaaaaacaatttcctgTGATTTCAACCTTATAATGCCATTTTGCTCAACTTAGAGCAGTAACATTTTCATTCCACAAATAagacttttaaattaaattagtgtCATTTTAGGTCATAAAGAAGTCTGAGAATTGAAATTAGTAGCcacaattaaaatgacaattaatTTAGAACAGATAGTGTGCATATAAAAgtcacagaaaacatttaaaatagtgAGAAGTATAAGCTCTAAATCAGTTGAGCTGGTCTTTACTATTTTGAAGCTTTTACTAACTGTTTCAGTGAGTATCAATACTCAGTTGAAAGCCATTAGGATACTTCAGATAATGGCTCTCTTTCtgtatatatagaaatataatcTTTTGGAATATAAATCTCATGTAGAAAACTTTCTTTAGTTGATGTTTTCAGCTATCAGACTAGAGACCATATAATATCATCTTAAGTACTTGtgaaacaaaatcacaaaacaacTCCAAACCCACATGCCTTTCAAATGTGTAAGCACCCACTTTTATCAATGACATATTGAGCAAAACATACAAACAGTAAAATTGACTCATTGTGTATTTCTGGACCAAAAGCCGAGGGAACAACTGTGAGAAAAACACTCTTTTAAAATAGTTCAAGGAGATATTCCCACAGAGAAGTAACACCTGTCTGTAATAACCAAAATAATTTCCCATTTCCTCCTCATTCCCCTGAGGGGTAACCTTGATTTTTGTGTCTTGTGAGAAGCTGTGAAGAATCGacaggctcttttttttctgtaattgtCAGAGGAATTCACTCATCTCTTAAGAAAGCAGACAGAATGTGTTGTTGAAGAGTTATCCAAAGATATTATCTATAACTAGATTAGATTGCCTTAGATTGTAGATGGAtgataatgcaaaaaaaaaaaaaaaatctctggaAAGTGCAATTTATCCCAACTGAAACTatcaaaacatgattttaaaggaaacaaaatGCTCACGCCAACACTTAAATTACCGCAAAGGTGATTTAAACTATTCCAGTATTACTTCCCTTATTCATTTAATGTGTCAAAtcaaatgaacaaacacaaaatgtttaaaacacatccaaaaaatgacaccaaaaaaagaaactaaacacAAATTTTCAGACGGGTAAATGGTGGAAGACAGTATCTGCTTGCTCTTgtcaaacacatgcatacaggCAGCATTTTTCCACGTTATGTGTTTGCATCTGTTTTGCAAGTGACTTCGGGCTATAGTCTAGGGAAATATTTCACAAATTAAAGCAGCTTCCTACAACAGTTTTGTAAAGCTCTCTTTCATTCCAGTGTTAAAACGTGTTAACAACACAAACTGTTAAGCGACTGAAGAAAGAAAGCCAtatttttaaagacagaaaatatgaacatgCTCAAACACACGTACGGACTGAATCAAGGACACAAATGAGATACTTTTGCAATTGCCAACAACAACCGACAAAGCAGACGCTGTTCTATTCCTGCAGGGCCATTACTAAATGAAATACTTTCCAGGCAGGGGAGAGTTTCAGCGTTGTAGACGAGAGGtggtcaaaaacacacacacacacacacacactgaacacccAGCAGTGACCCACATACACGAATGCAGTACATACATGCATTGTTGGTTCCTCAATGTTACTCTGGGCAGAGGTatggcacgcacacacacatacacatgcacacacacagattaggAGAGTCCAAAGAGCTTGAAACTTATTTTCGAATGTGTGTCTGAGGTCAAATTGGGCGTGCAtcaatgtaaaaacaaacatttcctctctaaataagtaaaataaaaagcaacatcATCTCTTCTATGAATATTGactattgtatttttttttttaaactaaagttAGTCTAGTTAGAAATATCCGTTTTATACAAGCACTGATACATAATAAGTGTTAAAACGTTTCGCATTGATGTTCCTCATTGATGTTCCTCAAGGAACCTCTGAGAAAGGTGAGCACTGAAAGGagatgtgagagtgtgtgtgtgtggtttctgtAACAAAACAGAAACTTGCTTTTAACCTGAATTTGAAAAGCAGGAAGAACTGAAATGGGAAGTATGCATATGAATAACCGTAAAtactattttcatttaaaattaactTAAGTTAAGTGATGCAGAGTGACAGCTAAATATCACCTTAACCAGTGTATCCAGATGTGTTAGCCTCATTTAAAT
The Scomber scombrus chromosome 24, fScoSco1.1, whole genome shotgun sequence genome window above contains:
- the LOC133976559 gene encoding prospero homeobox protein 1-like; this translates as MPDHDSTALLTRQTKRRRVDIGVKRTVGSALFTRARETLFNSMNQSHGPDQDGDCSLVSHGHGGSNGDGEKSNVLRKLLKRANSYEDAIMPFPGATIISQLLKNNMGKNGGSDSGFQGSGALSSGGSEIQAEDACSSSSRDRDSPSDCLSPGPPLPPASSSSSFGRPPPPSNLNSHAATQPLSLSTFDLDRLSDEHLRAKRARVENIIRGMSHSPLVRPNTGDHNQESSRENESSGSDHRGDGNSHNSSNHNHSRSDCPSSLLSSPGSRGGVVSVGEVYRENKRKQRLPQQQHSFTQLVCSRQEQRQEERRQLKLQLEDMQKQLRQLQEKFYQIYDSETEEEEENGESGEADRGGEREEDGNLSEDSIRSDGLEERHRDRGRHSHNDLSELDPGLFLDRARALLREQALMDGEMEEDVEGREEEERSGERVMKRRGGAAGGGGGGGRQLAETLKQELNCAVSQVVDTVVKGFSSPKQAASHHHGCHSSTPAAPSSSSNSSSSCPPPFGPLPSLTPDSRFGGGALALSLNGDGSPTPNYHSSNQRLHCFGDVIVPSPLDSFSSLSSRLSGVPTPIDQTEALPLVVRKSGGGGGAENTNPSLPPPPPPHHPSLHPSPLTATLGFSPPSFRHPFPLPLMGYPFHSPLGSHGGGAGYPPGPKDHHRSSPDSMDMTRETVSLRTKMASLGGGHLGHHHHHHHHHHRQSSPSQHGPEGLSLSLIKSECGDLQDMADISPYSGSTIQEGLSPNHLKKAKLMFFYSRYPSSNMLKMFFSDVKFNRCITSQLIKWFSNFREFYYIQMEKFARQSINEGVTAADELAVGRDSELFRVLNMHYNKANDFEVPERFLEVVQVTLREFFNAIVAGKDADPSWKKAIYKVICKLDSDVPDVFKSPNCLQELLHD